From the genome of Neodiprion pinetum isolate iyNeoPine1 chromosome 3, iyNeoPine1.2, whole genome shotgun sequence, one region includes:
- the Ddx1 gene encoding ATP-dependent RNA helicase Ddx1 isoform X2, with the protein MGVLPEIAKAVEDMDWMLPTDVQAEAIPLILGGGDVLMAAETGSGKTGAFCLPILQTVWETLKDIESGKATISKASPQSSPHWTMSLFDRGRALAVTPDGLRCQSREQREWHGCRATKGVQGSGKFYYEATVTDEGLCRVGWSMPQANLDLGTDKFGFGFGGTGKKSNAKQFDSYGEPFGMHDVIGCLLDLTNAEIRFTKNGVDLGQAFSLNAQQKSSIFFPAVVLKNAEMAFNFGAQPFKHSPPEGYIAISAAPKSSTRDNTVSGNRQSGVDNLKPANNAPQTIIIEPSRELAEQTFNQIQKFKKHLDNPKVRELLLIGGVNVKEQISALNSGIDIVVGTPGRLEDLIQGGYLSLTHCRFFVLDEADGLLKQGYTELIDRLHRQIPKITCDGRRLQMIVCSATLHAFEVKKLADRLMHFPTWVDLKGEDAVPETVHHVVVMVDPQKDKSWQSMRTHIRTDGVHYRDNVKPGNNTAETLSEAVKILKGEYCVSAIREHKMDRAIIFCRTKIDCDNLESYLKSIGSNEFTCVCLHGDRKPQERKANLEKFKRQEVKFLICTDVAARGLDITGLPFMINITLPDEKSNYVHRIGRVGRAERMGLAISLVSSVPEKVWYHGEWCSSRGRNCSNTNLTDQGGCCIWYNEPRYLGEIEDHLNVTIQQVGPDIKVPLNEFDGKVTYGEKKVNSGTGYQNHVAQMAPAVSQLAGLESKAQLIYLRRHMNVGKSV; encoded by the exons GTTGCCAACAGATGTTCAAGCTGAAGCGATTCCCCTAATTTTAGGAGGAGGAGATGTATTGATGGCTGCAGAAACTGGTAGTGGTAAAACTGGTGCCTTCTGTTTACCAATCCTTCAAACTGTATGGGAAACTCTGAAGGATATCGAATCTGGAAAAGCAACGATCTCCAAAGCCAGTCCACAGTCCT CCCCACACTGGACGATGAGTTTATTTGATAGGGGCCGAGCGCTTGCCGTTACTCCGGATGGTTTGCGATGTCAAAGTCGTGAACAACGCGAATGGCATGGCTGTCGTGCAACCAAAGGTGTACAGGGTAGTGGGAAATTCTATTATGAAGCTACTGTGACTGATGAAGGTCTTTGTCGTGTTGGATGGTCTATGCCACAG GCAAACTTGGATCTGGGAACCGATAAGTTTGGATTTGGTTTTGGTGGAACTGGTAAGAAGTCGAATGCCAAGCAGTTTGATAGTTATGGAGAGCCGTTTGGGATGCATGATGTGATTGGCTGCCTGTTAGATTTAACCAATGCTGAAATTCGTTTTACTAAAAATGGTGTTGATTTGGGCCAAGCGTTTTCTTTGAACGCGCAACAAAAATCTTCCATATTCTTCCCCGCGGTTGTattgaaaaatgctgaaatGGCATTCAACTTTGGAGCTCAACCCTTCAAACACTCGCCACCCGAAGGCTACATCGCTATTTCCGCAGCTCCAAAGTCTTCTACTCGAGACAATACTGTTTCCGGAAATAGACAAAGTGGTGTCGATAATTTGAAACCAGCCAACAACGCTCCACAGACCATAATCATTGAGCCGTCTCGCGAATTGGCTGAGCAAACTTTCAATCAGATACAAAAG TTTAAGAAACATTTGGATAATCCAAAAGTACGGGAGCTCCTGTTGATTGGAGGAGTAAATGTCAAGGAACAGATTTCTGCATTGAATTCGGGGATTGATATCGTTGTGGGAACACCTGGCCGATTAGAAGACCTGATACAAGGTGGCTACTTGTCTTTGACTCATTGCAG ATTCTTCGTGCTCGATGAAGCTGATGGCTTATTGAAGCAAGGATATACCGAGCTTATTGATAGACTGCATAgacaaattccaaaaattacaTGTGATGGTAGAAGATTGCAGATGATCGTCTGTTCGGCCACTTTACACGCCTTCGAAGTTAAAAAACTCGCG GATCGTTTGATGCACTTCCCAACCTGGGTTGACCTCAAGGGCGAAGATGCAGTTCCAGAGACAGTCCATCATGTCGTTGTCATGGTGGACCCCCAGAAAGACAAATCCTGGCAGTCGATGAGAACACACATTCGCACGGATGGAGTACATTACAGGGATAATGTCAAACCAGGAAATAATACCGCAG AGACACTTTCTGAAGctgttaaaattttgaaaggagAATACTGTGTCAGTGCCATAAGAGAGCACAAGATGGACCGTGCTATTATTTTCTGCAGGACTAAGATCGATTGTGATAATTTGGAGTCTTATTTAAAGAGTATTGGCAGTAATGAGTTTACATGTGTGTGCCTTCACGGAGATCGTAAGCCACAAGAGCGAAAAGCGAACTTAGAAAAATTTAAGCGTCAAGAAGtgaagtttttaatttgtacGGACGTCGCTGCCAGAGGATTGGACATTACCGGTCTTCCCTTCA TGATCAACATCACCCTACCagacgaaaaatcaaattacgTACACCGGATCGGCAGAGTAGGTAGAGCTGAACGAATGGGTTTGGCTATTTCTTTAGTAAGCAGTGTACCGGAAAAAGTTTGGTATCACGGAGAATGGTGTTCCTCCAGAGGCAGGAATTGCAGCAACACAAATCTGACTGATCAAGGTGGCTGTTGCATCTGGTATAACGAGCCAAGA TACTTGGGAGAAATTGAAGATCATTTGAATGTGACAATTCAGCAAGTAGGTCCAGATATCAAGGTTCCTTTGAACGAGTTCGACGGTAAAGTTActtacggagaaaaaaaagttaatagCG GAACTGGATACCAAAACCATGTGGCACAAATGGCTCCAGCCGTATCTCAATTGGCAGGACTGGAATCAAAAGCACAGCTTATTTATTTGAGGAGGCATATGAACGTTGGAAAATCGGTTTAG
- the Ddx1 gene encoding ATP-dependent RNA helicase Ddx1 isoform X1, protein MTAFEEMGVLPEIAKAVEDMDWMLPTDVQAEAIPLILGGGDVLMAAETGSGKTGAFCLPILQTVWETLKDIESGKATISKASPQSSPHWTMSLFDRGRALAVTPDGLRCQSREQREWHGCRATKGVQGSGKFYYEATVTDEGLCRVGWSMPQANLDLGTDKFGFGFGGTGKKSNAKQFDSYGEPFGMHDVIGCLLDLTNAEIRFTKNGVDLGQAFSLNAQQKSSIFFPAVVLKNAEMAFNFGAQPFKHSPPEGYIAISAAPKSSTRDNTVSGNRQSGVDNLKPANNAPQTIIIEPSRELAEQTFNQIQKFKKHLDNPKVRELLLIGGVNVKEQISALNSGIDIVVGTPGRLEDLIQGGYLSLTHCRFFVLDEADGLLKQGYTELIDRLHRQIPKITCDGRRLQMIVCSATLHAFEVKKLADRLMHFPTWVDLKGEDAVPETVHHVVVMVDPQKDKSWQSMRTHIRTDGVHYRDNVKPGNNTAETLSEAVKILKGEYCVSAIREHKMDRAIIFCRTKIDCDNLESYLKSIGSNEFTCVCLHGDRKPQERKANLEKFKRQEVKFLICTDVAARGLDITGLPFMINITLPDEKSNYVHRIGRVGRAERMGLAISLVSSVPEKVWYHGEWCSSRGRNCSNTNLTDQGGCCIWYNEPRYLGEIEDHLNVTIQQVGPDIKVPLNEFDGKVTYGEKKVNSGTGYQNHVAQMAPAVSQLAGLESKAQLIYLRRHMNVGKSV, encoded by the exons GTTGCCAACAGATGTTCAAGCTGAAGCGATTCCCCTAATTTTAGGAGGAGGAGATGTATTGATGGCTGCAGAAACTGGTAGTGGTAAAACTGGTGCCTTCTGTTTACCAATCCTTCAAACTGTATGGGAAACTCTGAAGGATATCGAATCTGGAAAAGCAACGATCTCCAAAGCCAGTCCACAGTCCT CCCCACACTGGACGATGAGTTTATTTGATAGGGGCCGAGCGCTTGCCGTTACTCCGGATGGTTTGCGATGTCAAAGTCGTGAACAACGCGAATGGCATGGCTGTCGTGCAACCAAAGGTGTACAGGGTAGTGGGAAATTCTATTATGAAGCTACTGTGACTGATGAAGGTCTTTGTCGTGTTGGATGGTCTATGCCACAG GCAAACTTGGATCTGGGAACCGATAAGTTTGGATTTGGTTTTGGTGGAACTGGTAAGAAGTCGAATGCCAAGCAGTTTGATAGTTATGGAGAGCCGTTTGGGATGCATGATGTGATTGGCTGCCTGTTAGATTTAACCAATGCTGAAATTCGTTTTACTAAAAATGGTGTTGATTTGGGCCAAGCGTTTTCTTTGAACGCGCAACAAAAATCTTCCATATTCTTCCCCGCGGTTGTattgaaaaatgctgaaatGGCATTCAACTTTGGAGCTCAACCCTTCAAACACTCGCCACCCGAAGGCTACATCGCTATTTCCGCAGCTCCAAAGTCTTCTACTCGAGACAATACTGTTTCCGGAAATAGACAAAGTGGTGTCGATAATTTGAAACCAGCCAACAACGCTCCACAGACCATAATCATTGAGCCGTCTCGCGAATTGGCTGAGCAAACTTTCAATCAGATACAAAAG TTTAAGAAACATTTGGATAATCCAAAAGTACGGGAGCTCCTGTTGATTGGAGGAGTAAATGTCAAGGAACAGATTTCTGCATTGAATTCGGGGATTGATATCGTTGTGGGAACACCTGGCCGATTAGAAGACCTGATACAAGGTGGCTACTTGTCTTTGACTCATTGCAG ATTCTTCGTGCTCGATGAAGCTGATGGCTTATTGAAGCAAGGATATACCGAGCTTATTGATAGACTGCATAgacaaattccaaaaattacaTGTGATGGTAGAAGATTGCAGATGATCGTCTGTTCGGCCACTTTACACGCCTTCGAAGTTAAAAAACTCGCG GATCGTTTGATGCACTTCCCAACCTGGGTTGACCTCAAGGGCGAAGATGCAGTTCCAGAGACAGTCCATCATGTCGTTGTCATGGTGGACCCCCAGAAAGACAAATCCTGGCAGTCGATGAGAACACACATTCGCACGGATGGAGTACATTACAGGGATAATGTCAAACCAGGAAATAATACCGCAG AGACACTTTCTGAAGctgttaaaattttgaaaggagAATACTGTGTCAGTGCCATAAGAGAGCACAAGATGGACCGTGCTATTATTTTCTGCAGGACTAAGATCGATTGTGATAATTTGGAGTCTTATTTAAAGAGTATTGGCAGTAATGAGTTTACATGTGTGTGCCTTCACGGAGATCGTAAGCCACAAGAGCGAAAAGCGAACTTAGAAAAATTTAAGCGTCAAGAAGtgaagtttttaatttgtacGGACGTCGCTGCCAGAGGATTGGACATTACCGGTCTTCCCTTCA TGATCAACATCACCCTACCagacgaaaaatcaaattacgTACACCGGATCGGCAGAGTAGGTAGAGCTGAACGAATGGGTTTGGCTATTTCTTTAGTAAGCAGTGTACCGGAAAAAGTTTGGTATCACGGAGAATGGTGTTCCTCCAGAGGCAGGAATTGCAGCAACACAAATCTGACTGATCAAGGTGGCTGTTGCATCTGGTATAACGAGCCAAGA TACTTGGGAGAAATTGAAGATCATTTGAATGTGACAATTCAGCAAGTAGGTCCAGATATCAAGGTTCCTTTGAACGAGTTCGACGGTAAAGTTActtacggagaaaaaaaagttaatagCG GAACTGGATACCAAAACCATGTGGCACAAATGGCTCCAGCCGTATCTCAATTGGCAGGACTGGAATCAAAAGCACAGCTTATTTATTTGAGGAGGCATATGAACGTTGGAAAATCGGTTTAG